From the Oncorhynchus nerka isolate Pitt River linkage group LG28, Oner_Uvic_2.0, whole genome shotgun sequence genome, one window contains:
- the LOC115113521 gene encoding cadherin-5-like: MMRKSAWRQMTGPEMWMGLFALALTLSLTMAEHVDQRPALQTSPVLHRHKREWLWNNLYVEEERPTNKQYYIGKLKSTRSGDGTHYVIKGEGANTIFKVDEKGHIYVTERLDREEKSKYLLSAKLFDTSNILVEKVEEFVILVTDINDNDPVFTKSFNASIKERSKSGTKVIEVTATDADDPTTANGELAYTLLEGGDFFNIDNTTGIITTKYENLDRETQSSYVVVVQAQDLRGLKQGGTATTSVTIAVSDINDNIATFTKRSYVFSVKEDMKRGQRIDTIVLEDRDEIQNKDPIVTIEPPSDTFEMERSQNKDGNLMLKQGLDYETKSSYTFFVHVRENHLQSPVDNKDNPVIKAQVTIQVLDVDEQPEFSKSIYNFNVIEEIMVNNIGVVSARDPDKANKAIRYSIEDKDSPIGINPITGQLFTVRKLDRELVANHMFQVKAKEEPNGLESFVNVNILVIDINDNKPELSIEEIFVCENDMAGTVIGTISATDKDYNLPAFSFTLVKPNGNFSVVDNNDNTSNIVLKHGGFSLEDSRDYVIEIGISDGGRPPMSSITTLPIKVCRCDNKRIHTQCKAAQLKMGVGVYTLIPILCILTILIIVILIAMRKRHQKDALVTLGKSEIHEQLVTYDEEGGGEMDTNGYDVSILTSARNDGSMSMRQGHSLYAIVKKPPTACKGDMAVMIEVKKDEADHDRDGIPYDTLHIYGYEGPESLAGSLSSLDSSSTGSSLDYDFLNDWGPRFRTLAELYGVDGSEGSDSLY, translated from the exons ATGATGAGAAAGTCTGCATGGAGGCAGATGACTGGGCCAGAGATGTGGATGGGTCTCTTTGCCTTGGCCCTGACCCTCAGTCTAACCATGGCTGAACATGTGGACCAGAGGCCAGCACTCCAAACCAGCCCAGTTCTCCACAGGCACAAGAGAGAGTGGTTGTGGAACAACCTTTACGTGGAGGAGGAAAGGCCAACCAACAAACAATACTATATCGGAAAG TTAAAGTCAACTAGATCTGGTGACGGGACACACTATGTCATTAAAGGAGAAGGTGCCAACACTATCTTCAAAGTGGATGAAAAAGGACACATCTATGTCACTGAACGATTGGATCGAGAGGAGAAAAGCAAATACCTTCTAAGTGCCAAGCTGTTTGATACGAGCAACATCTTGGTGGAGAAAGTGGAGGAGTTTGTGATCCTGGTTACTGACATCAATGACAACGATCCGGTGTTTACCAAATCGTTCAACGCTTCTATCAAAGAGAGATCCAAAAGCG GAACTAAAGTGATAGAAGTCACTGCCACTGATGCAGATGATCCAACGACTGCAAATGGAGAACTTGCTTACACTTTATTAGAGGGGGGAGATTTCTTCAATATAGACAACACAACGG GGATTATCACCACCAAGTATGAGAACCTGGACCGTGAGACCCAGAGTAGCTATGTGGTTGTGGTTCAAGCCCAGGATCTGAGAGGACTTAAACAAGGGGGCACCGCCACCACCTCTGTCACAATCGCAGTCAGCGACATCAATGATAACATAGCCACATTTACCAAAC GTTCCTATGTATTTAGTGTGAAAGAGGACATGAAGCGGGGACAGAGAATAGACACCATAGTCCTGGAGGACAGAGATGAGATCCAGAATAAAGACCCAATCGTCACCATAGAACCTCCATCTGACACATTTGAAATGGAGCGCAGTCAGAACAAAGACGGCAACCTCATGCTGAAACAG GGACTGGATTATGAAACCAAGAGCAGCTACACGTTCTTTGTGCACGTGAGGGAGAACCACTTGCAGTCCCCTGTGGATAATAAGGACAATCCCGTGATCAAGGCCCAGGTGACCATCCAGGTGCTAGACGTTGATGAGCAGCCAGAATTCAGCAAGAGCATCTACAACTTTAATGTGATAGAGGaaattatggtcaataatattgGAGTCGTTTCAGCCAGAGATCCTGATAAAGCCAACAAGGCCATAAG GTATTCCATCGAGGACAAGGACAGTCCCATTGGTATCAACCCCATAACTGGACAACTTTTCACAGTGAGGAAGCTGGATCGGGAGCTTGTAGCGAATCACATGTTCCAGGTTAAAGCTAAGGAGGAACCCAATG GACTGGAATCTTTTGTGAACGTCAACATACTGGTCATTGATATCAATGACAACAAACCAGAGCTGTCCATTGAAGAGATATTCGTTTGTGAAAATGATATGGCTGGCACG GTGATTGGGACCATAAGTGCGACAGACAAAGATTATAATTTGCCCGCATTCAGCTTCACATTGGTGAAGCCGAACGGCAACTTTTCGGTCGTCGATAACAACG ACAACACATCTAACATAGTCCTGAAACATGGAGGCTTCAGCCTGGAGGACTCCAGGGATTATGTCATAGAGATTGGGATCAGCGATGGAGGCAGGCCTCCCATGAGCAGCATCACCACTCTGCCTATCAAAGTGTGCAGGTGTGACAACAAGAGGATTCACACCCAGTGCAAAGCAGCCCAACTAAAAATGGGTGTGGGTGTCTACACCCTGATTCCTATACTGTGCATCCTGACTATTCTGA TCATAGTGATCCTGATCGCTATGAGAAAGCGTCACCAAAAGGACGCCCTGGTCACTCTGGGTAAGAGTGAGATCCACGAGCAGCTAGTGACATACGACGAGGAGGGCGGTGGGGAGATGGACACCAACGGCTACGACGTGTCCATCCTGACCTCAGCTCGGAATGACGGCAGCATGAGCATGAGGCAGGGCCACAGCCTTTACGCCATAGTGAAGAAACCGCCAACCGCGTGCAAGGGAGACATGGCCGTGATGATCGAGGTGAAGAAAGATGAAGCTGACCATGACAGGGATGGGATCCCCTACGATACCCTGCACATCTACGGCTACGAGGGGCCAGAGTCCCTGGCTGGTAGCCTCAGTTCGCTGGATAGTTCATCCACTGGCTCTAGCCTTGACTATGACTTCTTAAATGACTGGGGCCCTCGCTTCAGAACCCTGGCTGAGCTCTACGGGGTAGATGGGTCTGAGGGAAGTGACTCCCTGTATTGA